One stretch of Phocoena phocoena chromosome 10, mPhoPho1.1, whole genome shotgun sequence DNA includes these proteins:
- the LOC136129688 gene encoding histone H2B type 1-A, with the protein MPDQASRSIAVSKKGFKKAITKTQKKEERKHKRCRKESYSIYIYKVLKQVHPDTGISSKAMSIMNSFVADVFERIANEASRLAHYNKRSTITSREIQTAVRLLLPGELAKHAVSEGTKAVAKYTTSL; encoded by the coding sequence ATGCCAGATCAGGCCTCAAGAAGTATTGCTGTTTCTAAGAAAGGTTTTAAGAAAGCCATAACAAAGactcaaaagaaagaagaaagaaagcacaaGAGATGCAGGAAAGAGAGTTATTCGATTTATATCTACAAAGTGTTGAAGCAAGTACACCCGGACACCGGTATCTCATCGAAAGCCATGAGTATCATGAATTCCTTCGTCGCTGATGTTTTTGAGCGTATTGCAAACGAGGCCTCCCGCTTGGCTCACTACAATAAGCGATCGACTATTACGTCCAGGGAGATTCAAACGGCCGTGCGCCTGTTGCTGCCAGGAGAGCTGGCTAAGCACGCTGTGTCCGAGGGCACGAAGGCTGTAGCGAAGTACACTACCTCCCTGTAA